The following proteins come from a genomic window of Hymenobacter canadensis:
- the hisC gene encoding histidinol-phosphate transaminase encodes MFNLDSLVRPNLRDMKPYSSARDEFQGEAQVMLDANENSLGSAGPDQFNRYPDPQQRAVKHELAQLKAVRPEQIFLGNGSDEAIDLLVRLTCVPGHDSLLILPPTYGMYEVAANLNDVRVERLQLTPDFQLSPEIVAGVLASDAKIVWLCSPNNPTGNLLHAEAIEEILRGFCGLVVVDEAYADFAAAPSWTTRLAEFPNLVVLQTFSKAWGLAGLRLGMAFASPAVIGYLNKIKPPYNVSEATQRFALQALRDAPRFAELRRQLLVGRDWLAERLPALPIVAEVFPSDANFLLVRFHPDATAVYDFLVARGIIVRNRTTQPGCAGTLRLTVGTPAENELLLQALREFAG; translated from the coding sequence ATGTTCAACCTCGATAGCCTCGTACGCCCCAACCTGCGGGATATGAAGCCCTACTCGTCGGCCCGCGACGAATTCCAGGGCGAGGCCCAGGTCATGCTCGACGCCAACGAGAACAGCCTCGGCAGCGCCGGCCCCGACCAGTTCAACCGCTACCCCGATCCGCAGCAGCGGGCCGTGAAGCACGAGTTGGCCCAGCTCAAAGCCGTACGCCCCGAGCAGATTTTCCTCGGCAACGGCTCCGATGAAGCCATCGACCTGCTGGTGCGCCTCACCTGCGTGCCCGGCCACGACAGCCTGCTCATCCTGCCGCCCACCTACGGCATGTACGAGGTGGCCGCCAACCTGAACGATGTGCGCGTGGAGCGCCTGCAGCTGACGCCCGACTTCCAGCTCTCGCCCGAAATTGTGGCCGGGGTACTGGCTTCGGACGCCAAAATCGTGTGGCTCTGCTCGCCCAACAACCCCACCGGCAACCTGCTCCACGCGGAGGCCATCGAGGAAATCCTGCGCGGTTTCTGTGGGCTGGTGGTTGTAGATGAGGCCTACGCCGATTTCGCCGCCGCCCCCAGCTGGACCACCCGCCTGGCCGAATTCCCGAACCTAGTGGTGCTGCAAACCTTCTCGAAGGCCTGGGGCCTGGCCGGCCTGCGTTTGGGTATGGCCTTCGCCTCGCCGGCAGTCATCGGCTACCTCAACAAAATCAAGCCGCCCTACAATGTGTCGGAAGCCACCCAGCGCTTCGCCCTGCAGGCCCTGCGCGACGCGCCCCGCTTCGCGGAACTGCGGCGACAGCTGCTAGTGGGCCGCGACTGGCTGGCCGAGCGTCTGCCCGCGCTGCCCATCGTGGCGGAGGTGTTCCCCTCGGATGCCAACTTCCTATTGGTTCGTTTCCATCCCGATGCCACGGCCGTGTACGATTTCCTGGTTGCCCGGGGCATCATTGTGCGCAACCGCACCACCCAGCCCGGCTGCGCTGGCACGCTCCGCCTCACCGTAGGCACCCCCGCTGAGAACGAGCTGCTGCTCCAGGCCCTGCGGGAGTTTGCGGGGTAG
- the hisB gene encoding bifunctional histidinol-phosphatase/imidazoleglycerol-phosphate dehydratase HisB produces the protein MKKVLFIDRDGTILIEPPTDFQVDALTREKFQFVPGAITGLARIAHELDYELVLVSNQDGLGTASYPEDTFWPAHNMMLDVLRSEGVEFVREHIDRSFPHENLPTRKPGTGMLTQYLGEGSGYDLKNSFVIGDRLTDVELAQNLGSQSILLKPEGEGDERAALTTMSWEKIYQFLRLPARTAVVQRDTNETKISIELNLDGNGRPEMHTGLGFFDHMLDQLSKHSGVDMKITVQGDLHIDEHHTIEDTAIALGEAFTQALGDKRGLARYGFLLPMDDVLAQAAIDFSGRPWIVWDAEFKREKVGDMPCEMFYHFFKSFSDAARCNLNIKAEGQNEHHKIEAIFKAVAKSIKMALVRDAGRMEIPSTKGIL, from the coding sequence ATGAAAAAAGTACTCTTCATTGACCGCGACGGCACCATCCTCATTGAGCCGCCGACGGATTTCCAGGTGGACGCGCTGACGCGGGAAAAATTTCAGTTTGTGCCCGGCGCCATCACCGGTCTGGCCCGCATTGCCCACGAGCTGGATTACGAGCTGGTGCTGGTGAGCAACCAGGACGGCCTCGGCACCGCCAGCTACCCGGAGGATACCTTCTGGCCGGCGCACAATATGATGCTCGACGTGCTGCGCTCGGAAGGAGTGGAGTTCGTGCGCGAGCACATCGACCGGAGCTTCCCCCACGAGAACCTGCCCACCCGTAAGCCCGGCACCGGCATGCTCACTCAGTACCTGGGCGAGGGCAGCGGCTATGACCTCAAAAACTCCTTCGTCATCGGCGACCGGCTGACCGACGTGGAGCTGGCCCAGAACCTGGGCAGCCAGTCTATTCTGCTGAAGCCGGAAGGGGAGGGCGACGAGCGCGCCGCGCTGACCACCATGAGCTGGGAAAAAATATACCAGTTCCTGCGGTTGCCCGCCCGTACCGCCGTGGTACAACGCGACACCAACGAAACCAAGATCAGCATCGAGCTGAACCTCGACGGTAACGGCCGCCCCGAGATGCACACCGGTCTGGGCTTCTTCGACCACATGCTCGACCAGCTCAGCAAGCACTCGGGCGTGGACATGAAAATCACCGTACAGGGCGACCTCCACATCGACGAGCACCACACCATCGAGGACACGGCTATTGCTTTGGGCGAGGCCTTCACCCAGGCCCTCGGCGATAAGCGCGGCCTGGCCCGCTACGGCTTCCTGCTGCCCATGGACGACGTGCTGGCCCAAGCTGCCATCGACTTCTCAGGCCGCCCCTGGATTGTGTGGGACGCTGAGTTCAAGCGCGAGAAAGTAGGGGACATGCCCTGCGAAATGTTTTACCATTTCTTCAAGAGCTTCTCCGATGCCGCCCGCTGCAACCTCAACATCAAAGCCGAGGGTCAGAACGAGCACCACAAGATTGAAGCCATTTTCAAGGCTGTAGCCAAGTCCATCAAAATGGCCCTGGTGCGTGACGCCGGCCGTATGGAAATCCCCAGCACGAAAGGCATTTTGTAG
- the hisH gene encoding imidazole glycerol phosphate synthase subunit HisH: MEIAIVDYKGGNVQSVLFALERLGVQATLTADHDVIRRADKVLFPGEGEAASAMKELRAQGLHELLPTLTQPFLGICLGMQLLGRHTQEGGGTELLGILPFDVVRFPATADYKVPHMGWNNLQTLRGPLFEGLSAEDYVYFVHSYYAPVGEYTIAEAAYPAPFSAAVQHENFYAVQFHTEKSGPVGTRILENFLKL, translated from the coding sequence ATGGAAATAGCCATAGTAGATTACAAAGGCGGCAACGTGCAGTCGGTGCTGTTTGCGCTGGAACGCCTGGGCGTACAGGCCACGCTCACGGCCGACCACGACGTGATTCGCCGCGCCGATAAGGTGCTTTTCCCGGGCGAGGGTGAGGCCGCCTCCGCTATGAAGGAGCTGCGCGCCCAGGGCCTGCACGAGCTGCTGCCTACGCTCACGCAACCGTTTTTGGGCATCTGCCTGGGCATGCAGCTGCTGGGCCGCCACACCCAGGAGGGCGGCGGTACCGAACTGCTCGGTATCCTCCCGTTCGATGTGGTTCGGTTCCCGGCCACCGCGGACTATAAGGTGCCGCACATGGGCTGGAACAATCTGCAGACGTTGCGCGGTCCATTGTTCGAGGGCCTCAGCGCCGAGGACTATGTGTACTTCGTGCACAGCTACTACGCCCCGGTGGGCGAGTATACCATTGCCGAGGCCGCGTACCCCGCGCCGTTCAGTGCCGCCGTGCAGCACGAGAACTTCTACGCCGTGCAGTTCCACACCGAAAAGAGCGGCCCCGTCGGCACCCGCATCCTGGAAAACTTTCTCAAGCTGTAA
- the hisA gene encoding 1-(5-phosphoribosyl)-5-[(5-phosphoribosylamino)methylideneamino]imidazole-4-carboxamide isomerase, with protein sequence MEIIPAIDLINGQCVRLTEGDFAQQTTYDADPLAVAQRFEAAGVKRLHLVDLDGARAKRPVNLPVLERIARHTSLHIDFGGGLQSEEAVRQAFDAGARQITAGSIAVREPETVNGWLRTFGADQIIIGADYRDNHISINAWAEQSERTLREFVEGYLASGATTFICTDVSKDGKLQGPSLATYTELREQLPAARLIASGGVTTIADVEALAAVGMHGAIIGKAIYEGTITLEQLQPWL encoded by the coding sequence ATGGAAATCATTCCCGCTATCGACCTCATCAACGGCCAGTGCGTGCGCCTGACGGAGGGCGACTTTGCCCAGCAGACCACCTACGATGCCGACCCGCTGGCCGTGGCCCAACGCTTCGAGGCCGCCGGCGTGAAGCGCCTGCACCTGGTGGACCTCGACGGGGCCCGCGCCAAGCGGCCCGTGAACCTGCCCGTACTGGAGCGCATCGCCCGCCACACCAGCCTGCACATCGACTTCGGGGGCGGGCTGCAGAGCGAAGAAGCCGTGCGCCAGGCCTTCGACGCCGGGGCCCGGCAGATTACGGCCGGCAGCATTGCCGTGCGTGAACCCGAAACCGTGAACGGCTGGCTCCGCACCTTCGGGGCCGACCAGATTATCATCGGGGCCGACTACCGCGACAACCACATATCCATCAATGCCTGGGCCGAGCAGAGCGAACGGACCCTGCGCGAGTTCGTGGAGGGCTACCTGGCCAGCGGGGCCACCACCTTCATCTGCACCGACGTGAGCAAGGACGGCAAGCTCCAGGGCCCGTCGCTGGCTACGTACACCGAACTGCGCGAGCAGCTGCCCGCCGCCCGCCTCATTGCCAGCGGCGGCGTCACCACCATTGCCGACGTGGAGGCCCTGGCCGCTGTGGGCATGCACGGGGCCATCATCGGCAAAGCCATCTACGAAGGCACCATCACGCTGGAGCAGCTGCAGCCCTGGCTGTAA
- the hisF gene encoding imidazole glycerol phosphate synthase subunit HisF: MLTKRIIPCLDVKDGRTVKGVRFEGLRDAGDPVALAARYAREGADELVFLDITATNQKRATLVALVRDVARELDIPFTVGGGIGTVSDVEALLMNGADKVSINSAALARPELIDELAARFGSQCIVVAADARYNDADGWQIYTRAGTHNTGRDAVQWCREAAERGAGEILLTSMSNDGTKDGFALDITGAVSRAVTIPVIASGGAGSKQDFTNVFQQAHADAGLAASIFHFGEIGIRELKEHLRQDGIAVRL; encoded by the coding sequence ATGCTTACCAAACGAATCATACCCTGCCTCGACGTGAAGGACGGGCGCACCGTGAAAGGGGTGCGCTTTGAGGGCCTGCGCGACGCCGGCGACCCGGTGGCTTTGGCCGCCCGCTACGCCCGCGAGGGCGCCGACGAGCTGGTGTTCCTCGACATCACCGCCACCAACCAGAAGCGCGCCACGCTGGTAGCCCTGGTGCGCGACGTGGCCCGGGAGCTGGACATTCCGTTCACCGTGGGCGGCGGCATCGGCACCGTATCCGACGTGGAGGCCCTGCTCATGAACGGAGCTGACAAAGTGAGCATCAACTCGGCCGCTTTGGCGCGCCCCGAGCTGATCGACGAGCTGGCTGCCCGCTTCGGCTCCCAGTGCATTGTGGTGGCCGCCGATGCCCGCTATAACGACGCCGACGGCTGGCAGATCTACACCCGGGCCGGCACCCACAACACCGGCCGCGACGCCGTGCAGTGGTGCCGGGAAGCCGCTGAGCGGGGCGCCGGCGAAATCCTGCTGACCTCCATGAGCAACGACGGCACCAAAGACGGCTTCGCGCTGGACATCACCGGAGCCGTGAGCCGGGCCGTGACTATCCCGGTCATTGCCAGCGGCGGGGCCGGCTCCAAGCAGGACTTCACCAACGTGTTCCAGCAGGCCCACGCCGACGCCGGCCTCGCCGCCAGCATCTTCCACTTCGGCGAAATCGGCATCCGAGAGCTTAAGGAACACCTGCGCCAGGACGGCATTGCCGTGCGGCTGTAA
- the hisIE gene encoding bifunctional phosphoribosyl-AMP cyclohydrolase/phosphoribosyl-ATP diphosphatase HisIE, giving the protein MDFAKMPDGLIPVIVQDAHTGQVLMLGYQNEEAQLATRETGHVTFFSRSKQRLWTKGETSGNYLTVVSEHEDCDQDALLIRAIPDGPTCHRGTTSCFEQPAQTAYPAPAVSFIAELERLVQRRHQHPDEDPKSYTVSLFRKGMPKIAQKVGEEAVETVIDAVGGNVEGLKGEAADLLYHLLVLLTASGLSLEDVVAVLKQRHTTISGGVRRD; this is encoded by the coding sequence ATGGATTTTGCCAAAATGCCCGATGGGCTGATTCCGGTGATTGTGCAGGACGCCCACACCGGGCAGGTGCTCATGCTGGGCTACCAGAACGAGGAAGCTCAACTGGCGACCCGCGAAACGGGCCACGTGACGTTCTTTTCCCGCTCCAAGCAGCGCCTCTGGACCAAGGGCGAAACATCAGGAAACTACCTCACCGTGGTGAGTGAGCACGAGGACTGCGACCAGGACGCGCTGCTCATCCGCGCCATTCCCGACGGCCCGACCTGCCACCGGGGTACCACCAGCTGCTTCGAGCAGCCCGCCCAGACGGCCTACCCGGCGCCGGCCGTGAGCTTCATCGCGGAGCTGGAGCGCCTGGTGCAGCGCCGCCACCAGCACCCCGACGAAGACCCCAAGTCGTACACCGTCTCCTTGTTCCGTAAGGGTATGCCCAAAATTGCCCAGAAAGTGGGAGAGGAGGCCGTGGAAACCGTTATCGATGCTGTGGGGGGCAATGTGGAGGGCTTGAAGGGCGAAGCTGCCGACTTGCTTTACCATTTGTTGGTACTGCTGACGGCCTCGGGTCTCTCGCTGGAAGATGTGGTGGCCGTTCTCAAGCAGCGCCATACCACCATTTCCGGCGGCGTGCGTCGGGATTAG
- a CDS encoding tetratricopeptide repeat protein, with protein sequence MKKILLTLVAAAALTSASAQTSAVTNAILNQRQGLLDKARTDIDKAVLNEKTSTKAKTWYTRGEIYETMAASPIYGKSLGAGEGTRVAFESYKKTIELEGKDGEYGKQATAKLDNLYGMALNAGVESYNGKDYDGAIKSYQMAQQIRPQDTTAYLYSAYAAEAKNDFATAKSTYGQLIAMNYKSPQMYGRMLQIARQEKNEAEATKVLQQALQAYPNNKGFMLEDLNADLSAGRGKEALAKIDKAIAADPKNANLYAVKGSLLDGAKQPEEAVKAYRMAVEAEPTNFDANFNLGVYNYNKAADLYTKASKMDLATYNKSGKKFEADGKKYFAESLPYFEKALAAQPDDRSTISSLGKVYTKLGRNADAERMNAKLDALKK encoded by the coding sequence ATGAAGAAGATCCTTCTGACGCTTGTCGCTGCGGCGGCACTGACTTCCGCTTCGGCTCAGACTTCGGCCGTTACCAACGCTATTCTGAACCAGCGCCAGGGCCTGCTCGACAAAGCCCGCACTGATATCGACAAAGCGGTTCTCAACGAAAAGACCTCCACCAAAGCCAAAACCTGGTATACACGGGGTGAAATCTATGAGACCATGGCCGCTAGCCCTATTTATGGCAAATCCCTGGGCGCCGGCGAAGGCACACGCGTGGCCTTCGAGTCGTACAAGAAAACCATCGAGCTGGAAGGCAAAGACGGTGAGTACGGCAAGCAGGCTACGGCCAAGCTCGACAACCTGTACGGTATGGCGCTGAATGCCGGTGTGGAAAGCTACAACGGCAAAGACTACGACGGGGCCATCAAGTCGTACCAGATGGCTCAGCAGATTCGCCCGCAGGATACCACGGCGTATCTGTACTCAGCTTATGCTGCGGAAGCCAAGAACGATTTTGCCACCGCAAAGTCTACGTATGGCCAGTTGATAGCCATGAATTACAAGTCGCCGCAGATGTACGGCCGCATGCTGCAGATTGCGCGGCAGGAAAAGAACGAAGCCGAAGCTACCAAAGTGCTGCAGCAGGCACTGCAGGCGTACCCAAACAACAAGGGGTTCATGCTGGAAGACTTGAATGCTGATCTGAGCGCTGGCCGCGGCAAGGAAGCACTGGCTAAAATCGATAAAGCCATTGCCGCTGACCCGAAGAACGCCAACCTGTACGCAGTGAAAGGCTCATTGCTCGACGGGGCTAAGCAGCCTGAAGAAGCCGTGAAGGCGTATCGCATGGCTGTGGAAGCGGAGCCAACCAACTTTGACGCCAACTTCAACCTGGGCGTGTACAACTACAACAAGGCGGCTGATTTGTATACCAAAGCCAGCAAGATGGACTTGGCTACCTACAATAAGTCAGGAAAGAAGTTTGAGGCGGATGGCAAAAAGTATTTCGCCGAGTCCTTGCCGTATTTCGAAAAAGCGTTGGCCGCCCAGCCCGATGACCGTTCTACTATTTCTTCGTTGGGCAAGGTATATACCAAGCTCGGACGCAATGCTGATGCTGAGCGAATGAACGCCAAGCTTGATGCTTTGAAGAAGTAA
- the gyrA gene encoding DNA gyrase subunit A produces MAEGEKIIPINIEDEMRGAYIDYSMSVIISRALPDVRDGLKPVHRRVLYGMSELGVSYNKSYKKSARIVGEVLGKYHPHGDSSVYDTMVRMAQDWSLRYPLVDGQGNFGSVDGDSPAAMRYTEARLKRLADELLGDLDKDTVDFQPNFDDSLEEPSVMPAKFPNLLVNGTTGIAVGMATNMAPHNLTEVVSGIIAYLDNSDITIAELMEHVLAPDFPTGGTIYGFEGVKQAFETGRGRVVVRAKAHYETLPSGKEQIIITEIPYMVNKAAMIEKTAALINDKKIEGIADLRDESDRDGMRIVYDLKRDAMPNVVLNQLYRYTQLQSSFGVNNVCLVKGRPMTLNLKELIHYFVEHRADVVVRRTRYELAEAQKRAHILEGLLIALDHLDEVIALIRGSRDGEVARGQLIERFSLSEVQARAILDMRLQRLTGLERDKIVQEYDELMKLVDYLKSVLASEVLQRQIIKDELLDIRERYGDKRRTMIEYAGGDFSMEDMIADESMVITISNDGYIKRTPLAEYRAQGRGGVGARGAGSKQDDFTEHLFVATTHEYLLFFTELGRVFWLKVYEVPEGGKNAKGRPIQNLIEIPREDSVRSVLNVRGLRDPDYLENTYLMFCTEQGTVKKTPLEAYSRPRTAGINAITINEGDRLLDVRLTNGNSEIVVALRSGRAVRFPEGKVRSMGRTAAGVRGITLASDTDRVVGMVCVSDPTQELLVVSENGYGKRSELEEYRITNRGGKGVQAMKITDKTGALVAIKDVNDTDDLMIINKSGLTIRLRVADLRIIGRATQGVRLLKINEGDEISSVAKVAADEEKEADLEGLIGETATLDTAVAAPTDEDLAATDEADSVPTE; encoded by the coding sequence ATGGCGGAAGGCGAAAAAATCATTCCGATTAACATCGAAGACGAGATGCGCGGCGCCTACATCGATTACTCGATGTCGGTTATCATCTCCCGGGCGCTGCCCGACGTGCGCGACGGCCTCAAGCCCGTGCACCGGCGCGTGCTCTACGGCATGAGCGAGCTGGGTGTCTCCTATAATAAGTCCTACAAGAAATCAGCCCGTATCGTGGGCGAGGTGCTGGGTAAGTACCACCCGCACGGCGACTCCTCCGTGTACGACACCATGGTGCGGATGGCCCAGGACTGGAGCCTGCGCTACCCGCTTGTAGATGGCCAGGGTAACTTTGGCTCCGTCGATGGCGACTCGCCGGCGGCTATGCGCTACACGGAGGCTCGCCTCAAGCGCCTGGCCGACGAGCTGCTCGGCGACCTGGACAAAGACACGGTAGACTTTCAGCCCAACTTCGACGACTCGCTGGAAGAGCCGAGCGTGATGCCCGCTAAGTTCCCGAACCTGCTCGTGAACGGTACCACGGGTATTGCCGTGGGCATGGCCACCAACATGGCGCCCCACAACCTCACCGAAGTGGTGAGCGGCATCATTGCCTACCTCGATAATTCGGACATCACCATTGCCGAGCTCATGGAGCACGTGCTGGCGCCGGACTTCCCGACCGGCGGCACGATTTACGGCTTTGAAGGTGTCAAGCAGGCCTTCGAAACCGGCCGGGGCCGGGTGGTAGTACGCGCCAAGGCGCACTACGAAACCCTGCCCAGCGGCAAGGAGCAGATCATCATCACTGAGATTCCCTACATGGTGAACAAGGCGGCGATGATTGAGAAAACGGCGGCTCTGATCAACGATAAGAAGATCGAAGGCATTGCCGACCTGCGCGACGAGTCGGACCGCGACGGTATGCGCATCGTGTATGACCTGAAGCGCGACGCCATGCCCAACGTGGTGCTCAACCAGCTTTACCGCTACACGCAGCTGCAGTCGTCGTTCGGCGTCAATAACGTGTGCCTGGTGAAAGGGCGCCCGATGACGCTCAACCTGAAGGAGCTGATCCACTATTTCGTGGAGCACCGCGCCGACGTAGTGGTGCGCCGCACGCGCTACGAGCTGGCCGAAGCCCAGAAGCGCGCCCACATCCTCGAAGGTCTGCTCATTGCCCTCGACCATCTCGACGAGGTGATTGCCCTGATCCGGGGCTCGCGCGACGGCGAAGTGGCCCGCGGCCAGCTCATCGAGCGGTTCTCGCTGAGCGAGGTGCAGGCCCGCGCCATCCTCGATATGCGTCTGCAGCGCCTCACCGGTCTGGAGCGCGACAAGATTGTGCAGGAATACGACGAGCTGATGAAGCTGGTTGATTACCTCAAGTCGGTGCTGGCCTCCGAAGTGTTGCAGCGCCAGATCATCAAGGACGAGCTGCTCGATATTCGGGAGCGGTACGGCGACAAGCGTCGGACCATGATTGAATACGCCGGCGGTGACTTCTCGATGGAGGACATGATTGCCGACGAGAGCATGGTCATTACCATCTCCAACGACGGCTACATCAAGCGCACGCCGCTGGCCGAATACCGGGCCCAGGGGCGCGGCGGCGTGGGTGCCCGGGGCGCCGGCTCCAAGCAGGACGACTTTACGGAGCACTTGTTCGTGGCTACCACGCACGAGTACCTGCTGTTCTTCACGGAGCTGGGCCGGGTATTCTGGCTGAAGGTGTACGAAGTGCCGGAAGGCGGCAAGAACGCCAAAGGCCGGCCGATTCAGAACCTGATCGAAATTCCGCGCGAAGATTCGGTGCGCTCCGTGCTGAACGTGCGCGGCCTGCGTGACCCGGACTACCTGGAAAATACCTACCTGATGTTCTGCACCGAGCAGGGCACCGTGAAAAAGACTCCGCTCGAAGCGTACTCGCGCCCACGGACGGCGGGTATCAACGCCATTACCATCAACGAAGGCGACCGTCTGCTCGACGTGCGCCTGACCAACGGCAACTCCGAAATTGTGGTAGCGCTGCGTTCCGGCCGGGCCGTACGTTTTCCCGAAGGCAAAGTGCGCTCCATGGGCCGCACGGCGGCCGGGGTGCGCGGCATCACGCTGGCCTCGGACACTGACCGGGTGGTAGGCATGGTCTGCGTTTCGGACCCCACGCAGGAACTGCTGGTGGTTTCGGAAAACGGCTATGGCAAACGCTCGGAGCTGGAAGAGTACCGCATTACCAACCGTGGTGGCAAAGGGGTGCAGGCGATGAAAATCACCGATAAAACCGGGGCGTTGGTGGCCATCAAGGACGTCAACGATACCGACGACTTGATGATCATCAACAAATCGGGCCTCACCATTCGTTTGCGGGTGGCCGATCTGCGCATTATCGGGCGGGCCACGCAGGGCGTCCGGCTTCTCAAAATCAACGAAGGCGATGAAATCTCCTCGGTGGCCAAAGTTGCGGCCGACGAAGAGAAAGAAGCTGATCTAGAGGGCCTCATCGGTGAAACTGCTACGCTGGATACTGCCGTAGCAGCCCCTACGGACGAGGATCTGGCAGCAACTGACGAAGCTGATTCGGTTCCAACCGAATAG
- a CDS encoding HD domain-containing protein, with translation METALISRTADFVREKFLHEGSGHDWEHIRRVWQVARGLAQDTPEANLLHTELGALLHDVADWKFHDGDEEAGPRAARAWLESQQVAESVIQAVEIIIREVSFKGLGVLTPMSTLEGELVQDADRLDAIGAIGVARAFAYGGHKGRPLHDPAVPPIEHASFASYKQNVAPTLNHFYEKLLHLRERLHTPAARRVAEQRHAFMEAFVAQFLREWEGQDLG, from the coding sequence TTGGAAACTGCCCTCATTAGCCGCACTGCCGACTTCGTTCGGGAAAAATTCTTACACGAAGGTTCCGGCCACGACTGGGAGCATATCCGGCGGGTGTGGCAGGTGGCCCGCGGCCTGGCGCAGGACACCCCCGAGGCCAACCTGCTGCACACCGAGCTGGGCGCCCTGCTGCACGACGTAGCCGACTGGAAGTTTCACGACGGCGACGAGGAGGCTGGCCCGCGGGCAGCCCGCGCCTGGCTGGAAAGCCAGCAGGTCGCCGAAAGCGTCATTCAGGCCGTGGAAATCATCATTCGCGAAGTAAGCTTCAAAGGCCTGGGGGTGCTCACGCCCATGAGCACGCTGGAAGGCGAGCTGGTGCAGGATGCCGACCGCCTTGACGCCATCGGGGCCATCGGGGTGGCGCGGGCCTTCGCCTACGGTGGCCACAAGGGCCGGCCCCTGCACGATCCGGCGGTGCCGCCCATAGAGCACGCCTCGTTTGCCAGCTATAAGCAGAATGTAGCGCCCACACTCAACCATTTCTACGAGAAGCTGCTACATCTGCGGGAGCGGCTGCATACGCCGGCTGCCCGGCGGGTAGCTGAGCAGCGCCACGCGTTTATGGAAGCGTTTGTGGCGCAGTTTCTGCGCGAGTGGGAAGGGCAGGATCTGGGGTAG